A single window of Leptolyngbya ohadii IS1 DNA harbors:
- a CDS encoding DUF1997 domain-containing protein yields MQSNSAEHHSIEASPILEAGSHRIEGLADGSQFSMKGHRALCVEDSLAAEPTRFHGTFASSMEMYADARTVAQYLDGHREWFPRCAQPMKSEPIGETGYALTIGRFGAFGYDVEPKIGLDLLPEQQGIYRIATVAVPGYEPPGYDVDFQAALQLIEIEPDRSLFSAKERSQLPDRITHVEWELDLQVFLQFPRFIHALPKSIVQSTGDRLLNQIVRQVSRRLTQKVQEDFHTTAEVPFFRKRK; encoded by the coding sequence CCGGATCTCACCGGATAGAGGGGCTAGCCGATGGATCTCAGTTCTCTATGAAGGGTCATCGCGCCCTGTGCGTTGAAGATAGTCTCGCTGCCGAGCCAACGCGCTTCCACGGCACCTTTGCCAGCAGCATGGAAATGTATGCCGATGCGCGAACCGTTGCCCAATATCTGGACGGACATCGCGAGTGGTTTCCCCGCTGCGCCCAGCCCATGAAATCTGAGCCGATTGGTGAAACAGGCTATGCCCTCACGATCGGTCGGTTTGGCGCATTTGGCTACGATGTAGAACCCAAAATTGGACTTGATCTACTCCCAGAACAGCAAGGCATTTACCGCATTGCCACTGTTGCAGTCCCAGGATACGAACCCCCCGGCTACGACGTTGATTTTCAGGCAGCCCTTCAGCTCATCGAAATCGAACCCGATCGCTCCCTCTTCTCAGCCAAAGAGCGGTCCCAGCTTCCTGATCGCATTACCCACGTCGAATGGGAACTCGATTTGCAGGTGTTCCTCCAGTTCCCCCGCTTTATTCACGCCCTGCCCAAGTCCATCGTCCAGTCCACGGGCGATCGGCTCCTCAATCAGATTGTGCGACAAGTTTCCCGCCGCCTGACTCAAAAGGTGCAGGAGGATTTTCACACCACAGCGGAAGTGCCGTTCTTTCGGAAGCGGAAGTAG
- a CDS encoding CAP domain-containing protein yields the protein MRRNLSDLSAAKGINSTATIRDQVNNRSNAADLFRFDLGQASRLNVKFRSSGQGANLKLIQDRNGNGRIDAGEVLRSARMGSQQGEANLPEIAGGTYYLQVTAGAGATNRYQLNLTSAALPNNNAPARPAPAPAPAPAPAASLIDQIVSLTNSFRSQNGLAPVKLNTQLTTAAQNQSQGMALQDYFDHVSPTGVTPGQRATAAGYRWSRVSENIGAGYTTAASVVQGWIDSPGHRANMLDPKVSEIGVGYYFLGNDTGNENWNYYWTQVFASPM from the coding sequence ATGCGTAGAAATCTTTCTGATCTGAGTGCTGCAAAAGGAATTAACAGCACGGCAACCATTCGCGATCAGGTCAACAACCGGAGCAATGCAGCCGATCTCTTTCGGTTTGATCTGGGGCAAGCCAGCCGCTTGAACGTTAAATTTCGCAGTTCTGGACAGGGTGCCAATCTGAAGCTCATTCAAGACCGCAACGGCAATGGTCGAATTGATGCAGGAGAAGTTCTGCGATCGGCTCGTATGGGGTCGCAGCAGGGCGAAGCCAATCTGCCTGAAATCGCAGGCGGCACCTACTATCTGCAAGTTACGGCGGGTGCTGGAGCCACGAATCGATATCAGCTCAATCTCACCAGCGCAGCGCTTCCCAACAACAATGCACCTGCCAGACCCGCTCCCGCTCCGGCACCTGCTCCCGCTCCGGCAGCCAGCTTGATCGACCAGATTGTGTCGCTGACCAACAGCTTCCGCAGCCAGAACGGATTAGCTCCCGTAAAGCTCAACACACAGCTGACGACAGCAGCTCAAAATCAAAGTCAGGGGATGGCGCTGCAAGACTATTTTGATCATGTGAGTCCAACTGGCGTTACCCCTGGACAACGGGCAACCGCAGCGGGCTATCGCTGGTCTCGCGTCTCGGAAAATATTGGCGCAGGCTACACCACTGCTGCAAGCGTCGTACAGGGCTGGATCGACAGTCCCGGACATCGAGCCAATATGCTTGACCCCAAAGTATCGGAAATCGGCGTCGGATACTACTTCCTGGGGAATGATACAGGTAACGAGAACTGGAACTATTACTGGACGCAGGTGTTTGCCTCGCCGATGTAA